The Drosophila teissieri strain GT53w chromosome X, Prin_Dtei_1.1, whole genome shotgun sequence genome has a segment encoding these proteins:
- the LOC122623931 gene encoding uncharacterized protein LOC122623931, translating into MRVVAMVSGGKDSCYNMMQCVAEGHEIVALANLHPKDRDELDSFMYQTVGHMGIEILASAMGLPLYRRETKGKSTQTGKQYVPTDDDEVEDLYSLLETCKHELQVDAVAVGAILSDYQRVRVENVCSRLNLISLAYLWRRDQTELLQEMIDCQVHAIIIKVAALGLVPDRHLGKSLREMQPHLLKMRDKYGLNVCGEGGEYETFTLDCPLFRQRIVVEDIQTIISSADPICPVGYINFTKLTLQPKEAAGAASSGGNEVVFVKRSLDYISDLNESTYSDLSDPDFSETELELIEKETRLRESLSQSELISRSNSFGRHLAATASSPIPIVTKSASVDEPTAAAAPILGGVGGPPICSPSACASMLLTTTADGLSSLASSQSQGGGHGLGSSTAAVCGSLSLAISSLGLSANTCCHPGGAGGGIGIGVGVGAGAPSATTQPPSPLKYEREFRPLANEARAAINAKGWMWLAGIQGSGTEGIEQGMQQALDTLRDMCQAKGYDLQDLCYVTLYVRSIGEYPALNRVYHRAFDFHNPPTRVCVECPLPDGCHVVMEAIAYRQPVAGTISSAEERDREGEETAAALLNGRRNTMHVQGISHWAPANIGPYSQSTRIGDITYISGQIALVPGSMTIIEGGIRPQCKLTLRHISRIAKAMNAHGQLRDVVHGICFVTHPAFIGEARRQWERRTTNAIMDYIVLPALPREALVEWQVWAHTHNDRFDYEETGCSVGDYTISIRRRWNYENNCAAIVCYVSTGLASSTTQLTQLSDDILGNHCRLAQSVTAEHLDEIFTYVVNRLLKDYPLAKKQAQQPTNSGTPPATPTQPGGAGGDQHQPVPAIHLKLFYQVNAAPATDLLLQALHDFRLKCQDTAAIVYTVLPACSLHNFSTFLSICGVRHE; encoded by the exons ATGCGGGTGGTAGCCATGGTCAGTGGCGGCAAGGACAGCTGCTACAACATGATGCAGTGCGTCGCCGAGGGCCACGAAATCGTCGCCCTGGCCAATCTGCATCCAAAGGACAGAG ACGAACTGGACAGCTTCATGTACCAGACGGTCGGCCACATGGGCATCGAGATTCTGGCCAGCGCCATGGGATTGCCACTGTACCGGCGCGAAACCAAGGGCAAGAGCACCCAGACCGGCAAGCAGTACGTGCCCACCGATGACGACGAGGTCGAGGATCTATACAGTCTGCTGGAGACATGCAAG CACGAACTGCAGGTGGACGCGGTGGCCGTGGGCGCCATCCTGTCGGACTACCAACGCGTGCGTGTGGAGAACGTGTGCAGCCGCCTGAACCTGATATCCCTGGCCTATCTGTGGAGGAGAGATCAGACTGAATTGCTGCAGGAGATGATCGACTGCCAGGTGCacgccatcatcatcaag GTGGCTGCCCTGGGCCTCGTGCCGGATCGACACCTGGGCAAGTCGCTGCGCGAGATGCAGCCGCATCTGCTGAAGATGCGCGACAAGTACGGACTGAATGTGTGCGGCGAGGGTGGCGAGTATGAGACATTCACCTTGGACTGCCCGCTCTTCCGGCAGCGCATCGTTGTCGAGGACATCCAGACGATCATCAGCAGTGCCGATCCCATCTGCCCGGTGGGCTACATCAATTTCACCAAACTGACGCTGCAGCCAAAGGAGGCGGCGGGCGCGGCCAGCAGTGGCGGCAACGAGGTGGTGTTCGTGAAGCGTTCACTCGACTATATAAGCGATCTGAACGAATCGACGTACAGCGACCTCAGCGATCCGGACTTCAGCGAAACGGAGCTGGAGCTGATCGAGAAGGAGACGAGGCTGCGCGAATCGCTTAGCCAAAGTGAGCTGATATCGCGCAGCAACTCCTTTGGCCGCCATCTggccgccaccgcctcctcgcCGATACCCATTGTCACGAAGAGCGCCAGCGTCGACGAGCCCACAGCGGCGGCGGCGCCGATTCTGGGCGGAGTTGGAGGACCGCCAATCTGTTCCCCCTCAGCCTGTGCGTCCATGCTGCTGACCACCACCGCCGACGGCCTGAGCAGCCTGGCCAGCTCACAGAGCCAGGGCGGTGGCCATGGGCTCGGCAGCAGCACGGCCGCCGTGTGCGGCTCGCTGTCGCTGGCCATCTCCTCGCTTGGGCTCAGCGCCAATACCTGCTGTCATCCGggcggagctggaggaggaatTGGCATAGGAGTAGGAGTAGGAGCAGGAGCACCTTCGGCCACCACACAACCGCCCAGTCCGCTGAAGTACGAGCGGGAATTCCGTCCACTGGCCAACGAGGCCAGAGCGGCCATCAATGCCAAGGGCTGGATGTGGCTGGCGGGCATACAGG GCTCCGGAACGGAGGGCATTGAGCAGGGCATGCAGCAGGCATTGGACACGCTGCGCGATATGTGCCAGGCCAAGGGCTACGATCTGCAGGATCTGTGCTATGTCACGCTCTACGTCCGCTCGATCGGCGAGTATCCAGCGCTGAATCGTGTCTACCATCGCGCCTTCGACTTTCATAATCCGCCGACGCGCGTCTGCGTTGAGTGTCCGCTGCCCGATGGCTGCCACGTGGTTATGGAGGCCATTGCCTACCGCCAACCGGTGGCCGGAACGATATCCAGTGCCGAGGAGCGTGATCGCGAGGGCGAAGAGACTGCGGCGGCGCTGCTCAACGGACGCCGGAACACGATGCATGTGCAGGGCATCTCGCACTGGGCGCCGGCCAACATTGGACCATATAGCCAGTCCACCAGG ATTGGCGACATTACGTACATCTCCGGCCAGATCGCCCTGGTGCCCGGCAGCATGACAATCATCGAGGGCGGCATCCGTCCGCAGTGCAAGCTCACGTTGCGCCACATCAGCCGCATTGCCAAGGCGATGAACGCCCACGGCCAGCTGCGTGATGTGGTGCACGGCATCTGCTTTGTGACCCATCCAGCCTTCATTGGCGAGGCGCGTCGCCAGTGGGAGCGTCGCACCACCAATGCCATCATGGACTATATAGTGCTGCCGGCACTGCCGCGTGAGGCACTGGTGGAATGGCAGGTGTGGGCGCACACCCACAACGATCGTTTCGACT ATGAGGAGACTGGCTGTTCGGTGGGCGATTATACCATCTCGATACGTCGTCGCTGGAACTACGAGAACAATTGCGCGGCCATCGTTTGCTATGTGTCCACTGGCCTGGCCTCGTCCACCACCCAACTGACGCAGCTGAGCGACGACATACTAGGGAATCACTGCCGTCTTGCGCAATCGGTTACTGCCGAACACTTGGACGAAATCTTCACGTATGTGGTTAATCGTCTGCTGAAAGACTATCcgctggccaagaagcaggCGCAGCAACCGACGAACTCGGGAACTccaccggccacgcccacgcaaCCGGGCGGTGCTGGCGGAGATCAGCACCAGCCAGTGCCGGCGATCCACCTGAAATTGTTCTACCAAGTAAATGCCGCACCGGCAACGGACTTGCTGCTTCAGGCGCTGCATGATTTCCGTCTCAAGTGCCAGGATACGGCCGCCATTGTCTACACAGTGCTGCCCGCCTGCAGCCTGCACAACTTCAGTACGTTCCTGTCCATTTGCGGAGTGCGGCACGAGTAG
- the LOC122623930 gene encoding uncharacterized protein LOC122623930 isoform X1 has product MSADSPRRHPSGVVGSGIGSGSGSGSGLGSGSAGGSKSGAAVPAIVPPQTVSDRSILDSAIGFINDVTLANQPVQDPKDTITWARFETCADVSDPRFGDDWELDGNAAPPLLLILGYGLGVQVWAIPANGEAVEVLSWRHGVVTALRVLPTPATAAALDENGRADEPVDAFAEKRPLVAFVDGGSAAASGLLAGSSGLGLGGGGVGVTTVGGSVGGVGGIGVSAAAQFSAVNFMSLKTGVQVKTIKFKNAVLDIQANRSAVVITFHERIAVFDARTLEDRLTITTCYPSPGINPNPIALGPRWLAYAEHKLLHSKRSGGGCDGEGVPSYTATVLNAAKSLSKGLREFGEQVAAGLTGTTAGSGASSKSSSFDSASGGPDAKQSGVVTIIDVKHPVKDYSPTSGTPLSSTGGSQGGGDPIVAHFVAHSEALVAMEFDSSGMLLLTADRRGHDFHVFRVQPHPVGPSLAAVHHLYVLHRGDTSAKVQHIAFSLDSRWAAVSTLRGTTHVFPITPYGGAMGVRTHTSLHVVNKLSRFHRSAGLGADGRSSSPISHSESTTFVQSLQPYHNPTLPPYPRPSVVQPLAQLRQPFTLGSPPGSAGLGGGVGGGGVMGSGVSAGGHGVGVGVGSSSQRQRQRLSSLSDDSGKPLSVCSIFAKSRSWLLEPPMATREQPHRVQRKAVDSLFVMAGHGALIQYDLDTKLASHVAKEKICDDTPIELEVEARAQWNLGRRKDGSQEIAPPLGLDNWLIKDRHASLLLDSAHHFDEPDERTESWLAQVEIITHAGPHRRLWMGPQFVFKNYNTPSGSNLNHVDAEAVEIGVTKTTTTTLPSTAAASALGLGSVGGKDRSSPLNMPLSAATSVGGAGIGSSAVTGRSGAGVPVLIESGSYSSIEQSPKLMDRFRHGHLDSDYGHGDTRLKEDLADAMRESPSTAAARRENTAASVDQAAPPCGDHLATAYSPASADQLAAGAGGSASSNCDNACYYDALAEHESLNDLDEVVEDPQQHQHQHTDTETHLHSMDSISALASVLPNICSYSRVEKMVNPLGTVTDLNAGISGELQTDMLDEVVGQLSAEDTVIHENCDEALFRPVVAIFCSDPAERKKLLQKDQQTEEATASELEREQASCQPPVVLVNKLIVPVIAKEVDEVLVQKEKQKSQKQSHKAQQQQQHQQQQQLQQQQQQQQQQQQQQQQQQQQKTLRSLAAAEDAAQAQKFAELSHLNKPRGNSNSNNNKTASQRSGSGTSEDEATTTITIAKTAKKAKNNKQKTSGKVSEKKPEPKNLEEEKITVEKEEESAVPVVKEGDSDAESDHADSLLANKSSIAAVMVSSASAQGLSLHVEMSAADPDPEHDDDEEIEELEEEPPKMAKDKRKKQIAGEAVATMTIDKEKEKAKEKELKLKEKEREAKLQEKEKEERLKTKEREENLKKEREEKLKEEKIKEKEREEKLKEEKIKEKQREEKLKEEKLKEEKLKEEKLKEKEREERIKEKEREEKLKEKQREEKLKEEKMKEKEREEKLKEKQREEKIKEKEREEKLRKEREEKIKEKEREEKIKEKERAEKIKEKEREEKLKKEKEEKLKEKEKEELLKKKEKEEKEREEKLKEKERQEKLKEKEREEKLKKEMEDRQREKEREEKLKEKERAERLKELEKEAKLKEKEEQLKEKEKEVKLKEKKEKEKAKEKEKEKEKEKSLETEKPLISATVSNPWRRVVEETPPKLPAVQDYPSLGKKPTKTSPEKKRDEKLLPGLTTPPKEVNDTFEDFLSGLKPLEALPPLPALEPLEVKEDAKKEPVSLINFESPLQETASIPRKISPPPRGFTEQNLILALCGSLHYENEQERMREADAEVQPEVITTPEPVFITLDTLALQKSTSTSNNSSGSEEIVVMEEPVKKLSKKHKRLKQLQLQQQQQQREREPDDEELRPLISISMCDSQLEVQDTPARAMPDDDEGVEEEPETEPEQSLPEDLLHFGSSGVATNATTTDSEGPVPATTSDDNVVYGSSSTTNAAPHKLKTKKLEHKINLIAAIEAATSSSTSSAEESSVETTVHPDPTGLGLGLGIGLQSLQSPGAAVAAGNLITGAAAPASLPAAGGVTSVGLGVGVASPPSATKKKTKRRKR; this is encoded by the exons ATGTCCGCGGACTCGCCACGCCGCCATCCCTCCGGCGTGGTCGGTTCCGGCATTGGATCGGGCTCCGGATCCGGTTCCGGCCTGGGCTCCGGTTCTGCTGGTGGCAGCAAATCGGGTGCCGCCGTGCCGGCCATTGTACCTCCCCAAACAGTGTCGGATCGTTCGATCCTTGACTCGGCCATTGGTTTCATCAACGATGTGACGCTGGCCAATCAGCCGGTGCAAGATCCCAAGGACACTATCACCTGGGCCCGTTTCGAAACGTGTGCGGATGTCAGCGATCCGCGCTTCGGTGATGACTGGGAACTGGACGGGAACGCAGCGCCCCCACTGCTGCTGATTCTAGGCTACGGTCTGGGCGTCCAAGTGTGGGCTATACCAGCCAACGGCGAGGCGGTCGAGGTGCTATCCTGGCGTCACGGCGTCGTCACTGCGCTCCGTGTGCTGCCCACGCCGGCCACGGCGGCCGCCCTGGATGAGAATGGCCGGGCGGATGAGCCGGTCGATGCCTTTGCCGAGAAACGTCCCCTGGTGGCGTTCGTCGATGGAGGCAGTGCAGCGGCCAGCGGTCTACTGGCTGGCAGCTCGGGATTGGGTCTGGGTGGCGGCGGCGTAGGAGTCACAACCGTTGGCGGCTCGGTTGGAGGAGTCGGCGGTATCGGCGTGTCGGCCGCTGCCCAATTCAGTGCCGTAAATTTCATGTCCCTCAAAACGGGTGTCCAGGTGAAGACGATCAAGTTCAAGAACGCCGTGCTGGACATCCAGGCCAATCGATCGGCGGTGGTCATCACGTTCCACGAACGGATCGCCGTCTTTGATGCCAGGACACTGGAGGACCGCCTAACCATTACCACCTGCTATCCCAGTCCGGG GATCAACCCCAATCCCATTGCTCTGGGACCGCGCTGGCTGGCGTATGCGGAGCATAAACTGCTGCACTCCAAGCGCAGCGGCGGCGGATGCGATGGCGAGGGCGTTCCCAGCTACACGGCCACTGTTCTCAATGCGGCCAAATCCCTGAGCAAGGGACTGCGAGAGTTTGGTGAACAGGTGGCCGCCGGTCTAACGGGCACCACTGCcggcagcggcgccagctCCAAGAGCAGCAGCTTTGATTCGGCCAGCGGTGGTCCGGATGCCAAGCAGTCCGGTGTGGTTACCATCATCGATGTGAAG CATCCGGTAAAGGACTACAGTCCCACGTCGGGTACTCCGTTGAGCTCCACGGGTGGCTCACAGGGCGGTGGCGATCCCATCGTTGCTCACTTTGTGGCCCACAGCGAGGCTCTGGTAGCCATGGAGTTCGACAGCTCCGGTATGCTGCTTCTCACCGCCGATCGACGCGGTCACGATTTCCACGTGTTCCGTGTACAACCGCATCCTGTGGGTCCCAGCCTGGCTGCCGTGCACCACCTGTACGTGCTTCATCGCGGCGACACTAGCGCCAAGGTGCAGCACATCGCCTTCTCGCTGGACTCGCGCTGGGCTGCCGTGTCCACGTTGCGCGGCACCACCCACGTCTTCCCAATCACGCCCTACGGCGGCGCCATGGGCGTTCGCACGCACACCTCGCTGCATGTGGTCAACAAGCTGTCCCGCTTCCACCGGAGCGCCGGCCTCGGAGCAGATGGGCGCTCCAGTTCGCCGATCTCGCACTCGGAGAGCACAACGTTCGTGCAGTCACTGCAGCCGTATCATAATCCCACGCTGCCGCCGTATCCGCGGCCGTCGGTGGTGCAACCGCTGGCCCAGTTGCGCCAGCCCTTCACTCTTGGATCACCGCCAGGATCGGCAGGTCTGGGCGGTGGAGTTGGCGGAGGCGGAGTCATGGGCTCTGGAGTTAGTGCCGGCGGTCATGGTGTCGGTGTAGGTGTTGGCAGTAGTAGtcaacggcagcggcaacgtCTCTCCTCGCTGTCGGACGATAGCGGCAAACCACTGAGTGTCTGCTCCATCTTCGCCAAGTCGCGCTCCTGGTTGCTGGAGCCACCCATGGCGACGCGAGAGCAGCCGCATCGTGTCCAGCGCAAGGCGGTGGACTCGCTCTTCGTGATGGCCGGCCACGGGGCGCTTATCCAGTACGATCTGGACACGAAGCTAGCCTCAC ATGTTGCCAAAGAGAAGATTTGTGATGACACGCCCATCGAGCTGGAGGTTGAGGCCCGCGCCCAGTGGAATCTGGGACGGCGCAAGGATGGATCTCAAGAAATCGCACCGCCGCTGGGTCTGGACAATTGGCTGATTAAGGATCGCCATGCCAGCCTGCTGTTGGACAGCGCCCATCATTTCGACGAGCCGGACGAGCGAACCGAAAGCTGGCTGGCTCAGGTGGAGATCATCACGCACGCTGGTCCCCACCGCCGGCTGTGGATGGGTCCGCAATTCGTCTTCAAGAACTACAATACGCCCAGCGG TTCCAATCTGAACCACGTCGATGCAGAGGCTGTGGAAATTGGCGTGACCAAGACGACGACCACCACGTTGCCCTCGACAGCGGCAGCTTCTGCCTTGGGATTGGGTTCGGTGGGAGGCAAGGATCGTTCAAGTCCGCTCAATATGCCTCTAAGTGCAGCCACATCGGTGGGCGGAGCTGGCATTGGCAGTTCAGCAGTGACGGGACGCAGCGGTGCCGGCGTACCGGTTCTCATCGAATCTGGATCGTACA GCAGCATTGAGCAGAGTCCCAAGTTGATGGATCGCTTTCGACATGGCCACTTGGATTCGGATTATGGCCACGGCGATACACGCCTGAAGGAAGATTTGGCGGATGCCATGCGAGAATCGCCATCTACGGCAGCGGCTCGACGTGAGAATACCG ctgcatctgTCGATCAGGCAGCTCCCCCATGTGGCGATCACCTGGCTACCgcctactcgcctgcttcaGCGGATCAACTGGCTGCCGGCGCCGGAGGAAGTGCGTCCTCGAATTGTGATAATGCCTGCTATTACGATGCGCTCGCCGAGCACGAAAGTCTCAATGATCTGGACGAGGTGGTGGAGGATccgcaacagcatcagcatcagcatacAGATACGGAGacgcatttgcattcaatggACTCCATTTCAGCCCTGGCATCCGTTCTGCCCAACATCTGTAGCTATTCGCGTGTGGAGAAGATGGTCAATCCGCTGGGCACTGTCACGGATCTGAATGCGGGCATCTCCGGTGAACTGCAGACGGATATGCTGGACGAGGTGGTTGGCCAACTGTCCGCCGAGGATACGGTCATCCATGAGAATTGCGATGAGGCACTGTTCCGGCCAGTGGTGGCCATCTTTTGCAGTGATCCGGCTGAGAGAAAGAAGCTCCTTCAAAAGGATCAGCAGACGGAAGAAGCGACGGCATCCGAACTGGAACGGGAGCAGGCCAGTTGCCAACCGCCCGTGGTGCTGGTCAATAAGTTGATTGTACCGGTGATTGCCAAGGAGGTGGACGAGGTGCTTGTCCAGAAGGAGAAGCAAAAGTCCCAGAAGCAATCGCACAAggcgcagcaacagcaacagcatcagcagcagcagcaactgcaacagcagcaacagcagcaacagcagcagcagcagcagcagcagcagcagcaacaacagaagaCGCTAAGATCCCTGGCTGCCGCCGAGGATGCGGCACAAGCGCAGAAATTCGCAGAGCTTTCACATCTCAACAAGCCCAGgggcaatagcaacagcaacaacaataaaactgcCAGCCAGAGGAGTGGTAGTGGCACCTCCGAGGATGAGGCCACCACtaccatcaccatcgccaaaACAGCGAAGAAGGCCAAGAATAACAAGCAAAAGACCAGCGGCAAAGTCAGCGAAAAGAAGCCAGAGCCAAAGAAtctggaggaggagaagatCACTGTCGAGAAAGAGGAAGAGAGCGCAGTTCCGGTGGTCAAGGAGGGCGATTCGGATGCGGAATCTGATCATGCAGATAGTCTGCTGGCCAACAAGAGCAGCATTGCGGCTGTCATGGTGAGCAGTGCCAGTGCGCAGGGATTAAGTTTGCACGTGGAGATGAGTGCggcggatccggatccggagcACGACGACGATGAAGAGATAGAAGAGCTCGAGGAGGAGCCAcccaaaatggccaaagaCAAAAGGAAGAAGCAAATAGCAGGAGAAGCAGTGGCAACCATGACAATCgacaaggagaaggaaaaggcCAAGGAAAAGGAGCTGAAGCTAAAGGAGAAGGAAAGGGAAGCCAAGCTTCaggagaaagaaaaagaagaaaggcTGAAGACCAAGGAGAGAGAAGAGAACCTTAAGAAGGAACGAGAGGAAAAGCTTAAGGAAGAGAAAATCAAGGAGAAGGAACGCGAAGAGAAGTTAAAGGAGGAGAAGATCAAGGAAAAGCAACGGGAGGAAAAGCTGAAGGAGGAGAAGCTTAAGGAGGAGAAGCTTAAGGAGGAGAAGCTTAAAGAGAAGGAACGAGAAGAAAGGATCAAGGAAAAAGAGCGAGAAGAAAAGCTTAAGGAGAAGCAACGAGAGGAAAAGCTTAAGGAGGAAAAGATGAAGGAAAAGGAGAGGGAGGAAAAACTCAAGGAAAAGCAACGGGAAGAAAAAATCAAGGAGAAGGAGAGAGAAGAAAAGCTCCGAAAAGAGCGTGAAGAGAAAATCAAGGAAAAGGAACGGGAAGAGAAAATCAAAGAGAAGGAGCGAGCTGAAAAAATCAAGGAGAAGGAACGAgaagaaaaactaaagaaagaaaaggaagaaaagctcaaggagaaggagaaggaagagcTGCTAAagaaaaaggagaaggaggaaaAGGAGAGAGAAGAAAAGCTCAAGGAAAAGGAAAGGCAAGAGAAGCTGAAAGAAAAGGAACGGGAAGAGAAGCTCAAAAAGGAAATGGAAGACAGGCAACGAGAAAAGGAAAGGGAGGAAAAGCTAAAAGAGAAGGAAAGAGCTGAAAGGCTCAAAGAACTGGAAAAAGAAGCAAAGCTAAAAGAAAAGGAGGAACAGCtcaaggagaaggaaaaggaggTTAAGCtcaaggagaagaaggagaaagagaaggccaaggagaaggagaaggagaaggagaaggagaagtcTCTAGAAACCGAAAAGCCCCTCATCTCGGCAACCGTGAGCAATCCCTGGAGGCGAGTCGTCGAGGAGACGCCACCCAAACTGCCTGCGGTTCAGGATTATCCGAGCCTTGGCAAGAAACCCACTAAAACGAGTCCGGAGAAGAAGCGGGATGAAAAACTGCTGCCAGGACTGACGACTCCCCCAAAGGAGGTGAACGACACCTTTGAAGACTTCTTGAGCGGCTTAAAGCCACTGGAGGCCTTGCCACCTCTTCCTGCACTCGAACCCCTGGAGGTTAAGGAGGACGCGAAAAAGGAACCTGTCAGTCTAATCAACTTTGAAAGTCCGTTGCAGGAGACTGCATCCATCCCGCGGAAGATTTCCCCACCGCCTCGTGGTTTCACCGAGCAGAATTTGATCCTCGCCTTGTGCGGTTCCCTGCACTATGAAAATGAACAGGAACGGATGCGGGAAGCGGACGCAGAGGTGCAGCCTGAGGTGATAACCACACCGGAACCGGTCTTCATTACCCTGGATACACTGGCCCTGCAGAAATCCACCTCCACGTCTAATAACTCTTCCGGATCCGAGGAGATTGTCGTCATGGAGGAGCCCGTCAAGAAGCTGAGCAAGAAGCACAAGCGATTgaagcagctccagctgcagcagcagcagcagcaaagggAGCGGGAACCGGACGATGAGGAGCTGCGTCCCCTGATCAGCATCAGCATGTGCGATTCGCAGCTGGAGGTGCAGGATACACCAGCCAGGGCCATGCCCGACGACGATGAGGGTGTCGAGGAGGAGCCTGAGACGGAGCCAGAGCAATCCCTGCCGGAGGATCTACTGCACTTTGGGAGCAGTGGCGTGGCCACcaatgccaccaccaccgacaGCGAGGGACCAGTGCCGGCCACCACATCCGACGACAATGTGGTCTACGGCTCCTCCAGCACAACCAATGCCGCACCGCACAAGCTGAAGACCAAGAAGCTGGAGCACAAGATCAATCTGATAGCGGCCATCGAGGCGGCCACCTCCTCGTCCACATCCTCGGCGGAGGAGAGCAGTGTGGAGACGACGGTCCATCCAGATCCCACGGGCctcggtctcggtctcggCATTGGCCTGCAATCCCTGCAATCGCCGGGCGCTGCAGTCGCCGCTGGGAACTTGATCACGGGTGCCGCTGCACCTGCATCGCTGCCCGCTGCCGGAGGCGT